A section of the Enterococcus montenegrensis genome encodes:
- a CDS encoding HutD family protein: MLEKKLKKDYFTTKWAGGVTTEILIAPAASSLAQRDFDYRISTATVTDSPSNFSNFTGYERIILSLDKPISLQQKNNVIELAPFVPYRFDGDVAMKSLGKCQDFNVIFKKNNHVWVTLLQNGAAQDLIIEGENILSALQDIKVRLIARSKKQEILLQKGETLLIRQEQFEQIQIIAQKRSLMVEKTAILTQIKKKKTE, encoded by the coding sequence GTGTTAGAAAAGAAGTTAAAAAAAGATTATTTTACGACGAAATGGGCAGGGGGCGTTACTACCGAAATTTTAATTGCGCCGGCAGCAAGTAGCTTGGCACAACGAGATTTTGATTATCGTATTTCAACAGCGACTGTTACGGACTCACCATCTAATTTTTCAAATTTTACCGGGTATGAGCGAATTATTCTGTCTTTAGACAAACCTATTTCGTTGCAGCAAAAAAATAACGTTATAGAACTTGCACCTTTTGTACCTTATCGCTTTGACGGAGATGTCGCGATGAAGAGTCTAGGTAAATGCCAAGATTTTAATGTGATTTTTAAGAAGAATAATCATGTTTGGGTAACGCTATTGCAAAATGGTGCAGCGCAGGATTTGATTATCGAGGGAGAAAATATTTTATCTGCTCTCCAAGATATTAAGGTGAGACTGATTGCTCGGAGTAAAAAGCAAGAAATTTTATTACAAAAAGGTGAAACACTTCTTATCAGGCAAGAACAGTTTGAGCAGATACAAATAATAGCGCAAAAAAGGTCTTTAATGGTAGAAAAGACGGCTATTTTGACGCAGATAAAAAAGAAAAAAACAGAGTAG
- a CDS encoding DHH family phosphoesterase, whose protein sequence is MENKPTLIKQFSHTDLDGVGSALLLQAILQEQKGYVAENYLPVGYSEPGADGTIDKHVLNFIQTNEDPVTELYITDICPSDDVIAQLAAYCAENKISWHIFDHHITSVHVNENYPKNASIIVADEATNLKHSATSVLFKVLVGKMPTELFQDEVWQRLANVADIIRCYDCWDWQLNPNAAYKESAAEFNNLFYFYSWDKRIELMGSVMSAGLSLLFDYSEIIAALKEKEADYVRSKSLKAQFGVLDGKTFAYTFGEQYTSVLGNALARLEHPETKKEVDFSLVLNGKGVSLRTNNDDIDLSVLAARYFNGGGHKRASGGAFAEIQYFISDSENPAAPLNLFLDVKR, encoded by the coding sequence ATGGAAAACAAACCAACTTTAATCAAACAATTTTCCCATACCGACTTAGACGGCGTGGGGTCCGCTTTATTATTACAAGCCATTTTACAAGAACAAAAAGGTTACGTGGCAGAAAATTATTTGCCCGTGGGTTACTCTGAACCTGGTGCTGACGGGACGATTGATAAACACGTGTTAAACTTTATCCAAACAAATGAAGACCCCGTAACAGAGCTTTACATTACCGATATTTGTCCTTCTGACGATGTGATCGCGCAATTAGCGGCCTATTGTGCTGAAAATAAAATTAGCTGGCATATTTTCGATCACCACATCACTTCTGTCCACGTTAATGAAAACTATCCTAAAAATGCTTCTATTATTGTGGCAGACGAGGCGACAAATTTAAAACATTCTGCGACTAGTGTGTTATTTAAAGTCTTAGTTGGCAAAATGCCCACCGAACTATTTCAAGATGAAGTATGGCAGCGTTTGGCAAATGTTGCTGATATTATTCGCTGCTATGACTGCTGGGATTGGCAGTTAAATCCCAATGCCGCTTACAAAGAATCTGCTGCTGAATTCAACAATCTTTTTTACTTTTACAGTTGGGACAAACGCATTGAACTAATGGGCAGTGTGATGTCCGCAGGTCTTAGCTTGCTTTTTGATTACAGCGAAATCATCGCAGCTCTAAAGGAAAAAGAAGCTGATTATGTCCGCAGCAAATCACTAAAAGCGCAATTTGGCGTCCTAGACGGCAAAACTTTTGCCTACACTTTTGGGGAACAATACACTTCTGTTTTAGGCAATGCTTTGGCTCGTTTAGAACATCCGGAAACAAAAAAAGAAGTTGATTTTAGTTTGGTCCTAAACGGTAAAGGTGTCTCTTTACGTACCAATAACGACGATATCGACTTATCTGTCCTTGCTGCACGTTATTTTAACGGCGGCGGCCACAAGCGTGCTTCCGGCGGTGCCTTTGCCGAAATTCAATATTTTATTTCCGATAGTGAAAATCCTGCCGCTCCATTGAACTTATTTTTGGATGTAAAACGTTAA
- a CDS encoding ABC transporter permease/substrate-binding protein, producing MEALRQTLIERKGELVSALVEHISISLVALLFAMVIAIPLAIWLVKYKKLAEIMLQITGVLQTIPSLALLGLLIPLVGIGTVPAIIALVIYALLPIFQSTYIGLSEIDPSLEEAADAFGMSRFRKLRKVELPIALPVIISGIRTALVLIIGTATLAALIGAGGLGTFILLGIDRNDTSLIIIGAVSSALLAIIFSTAIRLLQKVRPRVIITSLAALFLVIGGIGLSQSALFQPEKVTIAGKLGAEPEILINMYKELIEENSDVQVELKPNFGKTTFLFSALKNDQIDIYPEFTGTVLESLVQVPKKDTGKHSAEKTYTLAKNLLAKQAKLEFLAPMAYENTYALAVKKSFAKEHDLKTISDLKKIENQVHAGFTLEFNDRNDGNKGLKDVYQLQLKVSQMEPALRYTAINNGDVNVIDAYSTDSEIKQYDLMTLQDDAHLFPPYQGAPLMRQDFAQKHPEIVKSLNRLKGKITEAEMVAMNYAVNVEGQKPAKVAKDYLVQNGLLGGEGK from the coding sequence ATGGAAGCGTTACGGCAAACGTTGATAGAGCGAAAAGGCGAATTGGTTTCAGCGCTAGTTGAGCATATTAGCATTTCGCTAGTCGCCTTATTATTTGCGATGGTAATTGCGATACCGCTAGCGATTTGGTTGGTTAAATATAAGAAGTTAGCAGAAATTATGTTGCAAATTACCGGAGTCTTACAAACAATTCCGTCGTTGGCTCTCTTAGGACTATTGATTCCTTTAGTGGGGATCGGGACAGTGCCGGCGATTATTGCACTGGTGATTTATGCCCTCTTGCCGATTTTTCAAAGTACTTACATCGGTTTAAGTGAAATTGATCCTTCATTAGAAGAGGCAGCGGACGCTTTTGGGATGAGTCGGTTTCGCAAGTTGCGCAAAGTGGAGCTGCCGATTGCTTTACCGGTGATTATTTCTGGAATTCGTACGGCGTTAGTTTTAATTATCGGAACGGCAACACTGGCGGCGTTAATTGGCGCCGGCGGTCTGGGGACTTTTATTTTATTGGGAATTGACCGCAATGATACGAGTTTAATTATTATTGGCGCTGTGAGTTCTGCTTTATTGGCCATTATTTTTAGTACGGCTATTCGGCTGTTACAAAAAGTGCGGCCGCGGGTGATTATTACAAGCTTAGCAGCGCTATTTTTGGTAATCGGCGGTATTGGCTTGTCCCAATCAGCGCTCTTTCAACCTGAAAAAGTGACGATTGCCGGAAAATTAGGGGCAGAGCCGGAAATTTTAATTAATATGTACAAAGAATTAATTGAAGAAAATAGTGACGTGCAGGTGGAATTAAAGCCTAATTTTGGTAAAACGACCTTCTTATTCAGCGCTTTAAAAAATGATCAAATCGACATTTACCCTGAATTCACCGGAACAGTTTTGGAATCGTTGGTTCAAGTACCAAAAAAAGATACCGGCAAGCATTCGGCGGAAAAAACCTATACCTTGGCCAAAAATTTATTGGCTAAACAAGCGAAGCTAGAATTTTTAGCGCCAATGGCTTATGAAAATACTTACGCTTTGGCTGTGAAAAAGTCTTTTGCAAAAGAACATGATTTAAAAACAATTAGCGATTTGAAAAAAATCGAAAATCAGGTTCACGCTGGATTTACGTTAGAATTTAACGATCGTAATGATGGCAATAAAGGCTTGAAAGATGTGTATCAATTGCAGTTAAAGGTTAGTCAGATGGAGCCGGCTTTACGGTATACGGCCATTAATAACGGCGATGTGAATGTCATCGACGCCTATTCAACCGATAGTGAAATTAAGCAATATGATTTAATGACCCTACAAGATGACGCGCATCTTTTCCCACCTTATCAAGGTGCACCTTTAATGCGGCAAGATTTTGCTCAAAAGCATCCTGAAATTGTGAAAAGTTTGAATCGCCTAAAAGGAAAAATTACCGAAGCTGAGATGGTGGCCATGAATTACGCTGTAAATGTTGAAGGGCAAAAACCAGCAAAAGTCGCCAAGGATTATTTAGTGCAAAATGGACTTTTAGGGGGCGAGGGAAAATGA
- the hutH gene encoding histidine ammonia-lyase encodes MKTLVKDQKQDFDRSAVIILDGASLTLEDVVAVARHHVRCEIAESAKEAVIASRKIVDKIVEERRVVYGVNTGFGSLCNVSISKEDTVQLQENLIRTHSSGYGEPFSEDIVRAIMLIRVNSLIKGYSGIRLSTVESLLAMLNAGVHPHIPEKGSLGASGDLAPLAHMVLPLLGLGKAYYEGVLYPGKEAMEKAGLQIIQLSAKEGLAFINGTTVLNAVGALATYDAIELLKLSDIAGALSLEVHDGISSPFEEDLHTIRPQSGQLATARNIRRLIEDSQYITEATPDHVQDPYTLRCMPQIHGASKDSIAYVKEKVEIEINSVTDNPIITRSGEVISGGNFHGEPLAQPFDFLGIAAAEIGNVSERRVERLVNRQLSKLPSFLVKYPGLNSGFMITQYACASLVSENKILAHPASVDSIPSCENQEDFVSMGTTAARTALEIVKNSRRVVATEIMAACQALDIKGYQHGLGKGTQVAYDAFRRNVSFIEHDKDIEMYDELNKATTVLEAGDFLKEVEKNVVLDLQFN; translated from the coding sequence ATGAAAACCTTAGTTAAAGATCAAAAACAAGATTTTGATAGATCAGCTGTAATTATTTTGGATGGAGCTAGTTTAACCTTAGAAGATGTTGTAGCAGTAGCCCGTCACCACGTGCGTTGTGAAATCGCAGAAAGTGCCAAAGAAGCGGTTATTGCATCCCGTAAAATCGTTGACAAAATAGTAGAAGAAAGACGGGTTGTCTATGGGGTCAATACAGGCTTTGGGTCATTATGTAATGTCAGCATCTCTAAAGAAGATACAGTGCAGCTACAAGAAAATTTGATTCGGACTCACTCTTCTGGTTATGGTGAACCATTTTCTGAAGATATTGTACGCGCCATCATGTTAATTCGGGTTAACTCCTTAATCAAAGGTTATTCTGGCATTCGTTTAAGTACAGTTGAAAGTCTGCTGGCTATGTTAAATGCCGGAGTACATCCGCATATCCCAGAAAAAGGTTCATTGGGAGCTTCTGGCGATTTGGCACCATTGGCTCATATGGTTTTACCATTATTAGGTCTGGGAAAAGCATACTACGAAGGAGTTTTATACCCTGGTAAAGAAGCAATGGAAAAAGCAGGTTTACAAATTATTCAACTAAGTGCTAAAGAAGGCCTAGCGTTTATTAACGGTACGACCGTGTTGAATGCAGTCGGTGCTTTAGCAACTTATGATGCTATTGAATTATTGAAACTCTCAGATATTGCCGGCGCACTTTCTTTAGAGGTTCATGATGGGATTTCTAGTCCATTTGAAGAAGATTTGCATACAATTCGTCCTCAAAGCGGACAACTAGCGACGGCCCGTAATATTCGCCGTTTGATTGAAGATAGTCAATATATCACAGAGGCAACGCCAGATCATGTGCAAGATCCATATACTTTGCGTTGCATGCCACAAATTCACGGTGCTAGTAAAGACTCGATTGCCTATGTGAAAGAAAAAGTAGAAATTGAAATTAATTCTGTGACCGACAATCCAATTATTACGCGTAGTGGTGAAGTAATTTCAGGTGGGAATTTCCATGGGGAGCCACTAGCACAACCATTTGATTTCTTAGGAATTGCAGCAGCTGAAATTGGAAATGTTTCAGAAAGACGGGTTGAGCGGCTAGTCAATCGACAGTTAAGTAAATTACCATCTTTTCTAGTAAAATATCCAGGTTTAAATTCTGGCTTTATGATTACACAATATGCATGTGCTTCATTAGTTTCTGAAAATAAAATATTGGCGCATCCGGCAAGTGTAGACTCAATTCCATCTTGTGAAAATCAAGAAGACTTTGTCAGCATGGGGACAACAGCTGCACGAACAGCATTAGAAATAGTGAAAAACTCACGTCGTGTGGTAGCGACTGAGATTATGGCAGCTTGCCAAGCGTTGGATATTAAAGGTTATCAGCATGGATTGGGTAAAGGAACCCAAGTAGCCTATGATGCTTTTAGACGTAATGTATCTTTTATCGAACATGATAAAGATATTGAAATGTATGATGAATTGAATAAAGCAACAACCGTTTTAGAGGCTGGAGATTTCTTAAAAGAAGTTGAAAAAAATGTTGTATTAGATTTGCAGTTTAATTAA
- a CDS encoding YitT family protein, with translation MTHFKRKEVWQEMVTKLTVILIYAFLYSLALNIFWQPGNIYAGGLTGIAQILATIFSSRHIALPISIIYYLLNVPMFILAWFKINRKFVLYTIICVTVASFAIHIVPSTTLTTDPIICAIFGGAINGFSLGLALKYGLSTGGMDALIITIRQITGRSIGVISIIINGIIVLIAGYLFGWPYAFYSVLSIFVSGKVTDLVYVKHKKVQVTIITQKPNEVIPALQKKLSRGITIIPHALGAYNQETQTILILVITTYEMEILDQIMKEVDNRAFVSVAQDIKILSQFEELDIV, from the coding sequence ATGACACATTTCAAAAGAAAAGAAGTCTGGCAAGAAATGGTGACAAAATTAACAGTTATCCTTATTTATGCCTTCTTATATTCCTTGGCGCTAAATATTTTTTGGCAGCCAGGGAATATTTATGCAGGCGGGCTAACTGGGATTGCTCAAATTCTAGCAACTATATTTTCGAGCCGTCACATTGCTTTGCCTATTTCTATTATCTACTATTTATTGAATGTCCCCATGTTTATTCTTGCTTGGTTTAAAATCAATCGAAAATTTGTGTTGTATACGATTATTTGTGTAACGGTGGCTTCCTTTGCTATTCACATTGTTCCAAGCACGACATTGACAACAGATCCTATTATTTGTGCAATATTTGGTGGCGCTATTAATGGTTTTTCATTAGGGTTGGCTTTAAAATATGGGCTTTCAACGGGTGGTATGGATGCACTTATTATTACCATTCGGCAAATAACCGGTCGCAGCATTGGTGTTATTTCTATTATTATAAATGGCATTATCGTCTTAATTGCTGGCTACTTATTTGGCTGGCCGTATGCTTTTTATAGTGTACTATCAATTTTTGTAAGCGGGAAAGTGACAGATTTAGTTTATGTGAAGCATAAAAAAGTCCAAGTGACAATTATCACGCAAAAACCAAATGAAGTAATTCCAGCCTTGCAAAAGAAACTCAGCCGTGGGATTACCATCATCCCTCATGCATTAGGCGCCTATAATCAAGAAACACAAACAATTTTGATTTTAGTTATTACGACTTATGAAATGGAAATTTTGGATCAGATTATGAAAGAAGTAGATAACCGGGCATTTGTCAGTGTAGCCCAAGATATTAAAATTCTTAGTCAGTTTGAAGAATTGGACATTGTGTAA
- a CDS encoding sulfite exporter TauE/SafE family protein gives MIGIIYFVVIVLANTIGAVSGMGGGVLIKPILDLIGAHSVATISFYATVAIFVMSFVSTWRQVKKGSEINFHLAGYVAAGSIVGGILGNLAFELLLALFAEESSVKLIQIALTLVTLIFALLYSCFDWKHYRLKEGKWYVIAGLVLGFLASLLGIGGGPINVSLLMLLFSMPIKQATLYSITTIFFSQLAKLVTIAFATGFGRFDLSMLFYVIPAAILGGVLGSQLSNILSAKKVTLVFQSLIVVVLLINLYNGWQIVVE, from the coding sequence CTGATTGGGATTATTTATTTTGTGGTGATTGTTTTAGCCAATACGATAGGTGCGGTTTCTGGTATGGGCGGCGGCGTTTTGATCAAACCAATTTTAGATTTAATTGGGGCTCATTCGGTGGCAACAATTTCTTTTTATGCGACAGTGGCAATTTTTGTTATGAGCTTTGTTTCTACTTGGCGGCAGGTGAAAAAAGGAAGTGAGATAAATTTTCATCTAGCGGGTTATGTGGCAGCAGGTTCCATCGTGGGGGGGATTTTAGGCAACTTGGCTTTTGAGTTGTTACTCGCACTTTTTGCAGAGGAGTCTTCGGTTAAATTAATTCAAATTGCGCTGACGCTTGTCACGCTGATTTTTGCTTTATTGTACTCTTGTTTTGACTGGAAACATTACCGTTTAAAAGAAGGAAAATGGTATGTCATAGCTGGTTTAGTGCTGGGTTTTTTGGCTAGTTTATTAGGAATTGGCGGCGGCCCAATCAATGTGTCGTTACTGATGCTGCTATTTTCCATGCCAATCAAACAAGCAACCCTATACTCGATTACGACAATCTTCTTTTCCCAATTGGCAAAACTTGTCACGATTGCTTTTGCCACTGGTTTTGGGCGCTTTGATTTGAGTATGCTTTTTTATGTGATTCCTGCTGCTATTTTAGGGGGAGTTTTAGGGAGTCAATTAAGTAATATCCTTTCTGCCAAAAAAGTCACTCTCGTTTTTCAAAGCTTGATTGTAGTGGTACTCTTAATCAATTTATATAACGGCTGGCAGATTGTGGTGGAATAA
- a CDS encoding ABC transporter ATP-binding protein translates to MSDLVVFDHVGKKFDDSTALEDVTFQIKTGEIFVLVGSSGSGKTTSLKMINALHVPTSGDIYFKDKKIKDYDTQKLRWQIGYVLQQIALFPTMTVLENIEVIPEMLGWSKEKRKERAFELLKAVELDPEVYAKRMPGELSGGEQQRVGILRALAAKPDVILMDEPFSALDPISREQLQNLVLTLHKDLQNTIVFVTHDMKEAIKLGDRIAVMKEGKLIQCDTPAEIAANPANEFVAEFFKGIKAVGQPLQTKLEVVVKEGFYTKDEKATYPIVALGETVQASLPLLAKNNVRVAEDKIITPADILSFLAANP, encoded by the coding sequence ATGAGCGATTTAGTTGTTTTTGACCATGTGGGGAAAAAATTTGATGACAGTACAGCATTAGAAGATGTTACTTTTCAGATTAAAACCGGTGAAATTTTTGTCTTAGTAGGTTCTTCTGGCAGTGGCAAAACGACTTCTTTAAAAATGATCAATGCCTTACATGTGCCTACTAGCGGGGATATTTATTTTAAAGATAAAAAAATTAAAGACTACGATACACAAAAATTACGCTGGCAAATCGGCTATGTGTTGCAGCAGATTGCGCTTTTTCCCACGATGACGGTTTTAGAAAATATTGAAGTTATTCCTGAAATGTTAGGCTGGAGTAAAGAAAAGCGTAAAGAACGGGCCTTTGAATTACTAAAAGCCGTAGAATTGGACCCAGAAGTTTACGCCAAGCGTATGCCGGGGGAATTATCTGGAGGCGAGCAGCAACGAGTGGGGATACTGCGCGCGTTAGCCGCTAAACCAGATGTTATATTGATGGATGAACCATTTAGCGCCCTTGATCCGATTTCAAGAGAGCAATTGCAAAATCTCGTTTTAACACTACACAAAGATTTGCAAAACACGATTGTTTTTGTCACCCACGATATGAAAGAAGCCATAAAACTAGGCGATCGCATTGCAGTGATGAAAGAAGGAAAGCTGATTCAATGTGATACCCCGGCAGAAATTGCGGCTAATCCGGCCAATGAATTTGTCGCCGAATTCTTTAAAGGGATAAAAGCAGTGGGTCAACCGCTACAGACAAAATTAGAAGTTGTTGTAAAAGAGGGCTTTTATACAAAAGATGAAAAAGCTACTTATCCGATTGTGGCACTGGGGGAAACTGTGCAGGCAAGTTTACCGCTGTTAGCAAAAAATAATGTACGGGTGGCAGAGGATAAAATAATTACCCCCGCGGATATCCTCAGTTTTTTAGCGGCTAATCCTTAA
- a CDS encoding bifunctional folylpolyglutamate synthase/dihydrofolate synthase produces MFETGEEAIEWIHSRKKFGSRPGLIRIKELLNLSGNPEKNVIGIHIAGTNGKGSTVTYLRCLLETQDIKVGTFTSPYIESFYERISINGQAISADDFVKLANKFRPYIEQMDGCPSYQGITEFEILTAMAFDYFKERVDVAIFEVGIGGLMDSTNVFTPILTAITTIGLDHTDILGETEEAIAKQKAGIIKRGVPIVTGNIASGPLQVIYQTSLRQKADLFRQGKSYQVQYVSSDNLQGENFHFQNEDYYFTNLRVPLLGKYQVENAAVAIQLFLLYCQQQGRFVNKKTIIKGLDHALWPGRMERISTTPNIIIDGAHNPHAVKQFVKTVNEEFQYGKKYILFSALTTKNIKEMLNEIQSISQAELALTTFAYPNALKMGSSFNHGDKQITYYPDWQRAIQEIITKMTPADTLFITGSLYFVAQVRDFFKNKQVEQAVYS; encoded by the coding sequence ATGTTTGAAACTGGAGAAGAAGCGATAGAATGGATTCATTCTCGTAAAAAATTTGGTTCACGCCCAGGACTGATACGAATTAAGGAATTGCTGAATTTAAGTGGCAATCCTGAAAAAAATGTCATAGGAATTCACATTGCTGGAACAAATGGGAAAGGTTCTACGGTTACGTATTTACGCTGTCTATTAGAAACACAAGACATTAAAGTCGGGACTTTCACGTCACCGTATATTGAAAGCTTTTACGAAAGAATTTCAATTAATGGACAAGCAATATCAGCGGATGATTTTGTTAAGTTAGCCAATAAATTCCGACCGTATATAGAACAGATGGATGGCTGTCCTTCTTACCAGGGAATAACAGAATTTGAAATTTTGACGGCGATGGCTTTTGATTACTTCAAAGAGCGTGTGGATGTCGCAATTTTTGAAGTGGGCATTGGGGGTTTAATGGATAGTACAAATGTTTTTACGCCAATTTTGACGGCTATTACTACAATCGGCTTAGATCATACTGATATTTTAGGGGAGACAGAAGAAGCGATTGCCAAGCAAAAAGCGGGTATTATAAAACGAGGTGTCCCCATTGTAACGGGAAATATTGCTTCTGGTCCCCTGCAAGTAATCTACCAAACTTCTCTTAGACAAAAAGCTGATTTATTTAGACAAGGAAAGTCTTATCAAGTTCAGTATGTTTCAAGTGATAACTTACAAGGCGAAAACTTTCATTTTCAAAATGAAGATTACTATTTTACTAACTTGAGAGTTCCGTTATTAGGAAAATATCAGGTGGAAAATGCCGCTGTTGCAATTCAACTATTCTTGTTATATTGTCAGCAACAAGGAAGATTTGTAAATAAAAAAACGATTATAAAAGGGCTAGATCACGCGCTATGGCCGGGGCGGATGGAACGAATTAGTACAACGCCGAATATTATTATTGATGGGGCCCATAATCCCCACGCTGTAAAGCAATTTGTCAAAACGGTTAACGAAGAGTTCCAGTACGGAAAAAAATACATTTTGTTTTCGGCACTTACAACAAAAAATATTAAGGAGATGCTAAATGAGATTCAATCTATCTCACAGGCAGAGCTGGCATTGACGACCTTTGCGTATCCCAATGCATTAAAGATGGGTAGTAGTTTTAACCACGGAGATAAGCAGATAACTTATTATCCAGATTGGCAACGCGCAATACAAGAAATAATAACAAAAATGACTCCAGCAGATACTTTGTTTATTACAGGTTCTCTTTATTTTGTGGCACAAGTAAGAGATTTTTTTAAGAATAAACAGGTAGAACAAGCTGTTTATTCTTAA
- a CDS encoding folate family ECF transporter S component — protein sequence MKKKIDAHFIAIMGLLIGLMVVLSQILGFETQLLKITFDFIPEVVMASLFGPFWTAVGASIADIIGNTILGKAPFFIGFTLNSFIAGLIYGSFFYKKPITVKNAFLCVLCNTLLISLCLTPIWLSMMYGIPLTDAKLWGIRLLKAVIMLPVQTGLIVFFGNALPFKRFAKSMV from the coding sequence ATAAAGAAGAAAATAGATGCACATTTTATTGCAATAATGGGGTTATTAATTGGTCTAATGGTAGTATTGTCGCAAATACTCGGTTTTGAAACACAACTGTTAAAAATTACCTTTGATTTTATTCCTGAAGTTGTCATGGCAAGTTTATTTGGTCCTTTTTGGACAGCTGTAGGTGCTTCAATTGCAGATATTATTGGTAATACGATACTAGGAAAGGCCCCTTTTTTTATTGGTTTTACCTTGAATTCTTTTATTGCGGGTTTAATATATGGTTCCTTTTTTTATAAAAAGCCCATTACAGTTAAAAATGCTTTTTTATGTGTGTTGTGCAATACATTATTAATTAGCTTGTGCTTAACACCGATTTGGTTATCTATGATGTATGGTATACCTTTAACGGATGCTAAACTTTGGGGGATACGTTTGCTTAAAGCGGTTATTATGCTACCTGTCCAAACGGGATTAATTGTATTTTTTGGAAATGCACTTCCTTTTAAACGTTTCGCAAAAAGTATGGTATAA
- a CDS encoding GNAT family N-acetyltransferase, which yields MIIKKYTQADEKALFALIEQEGVEWAEYYDTKKEQYQKALAHSITYVLYEEELCGYCRCRNDDGFGIYIYDLLVDKNYRGKSYGRALMQQIKRDYPQVAVYVMSDVNSYYEKQGYAEVGTIFAVEL from the coding sequence ATGATAATAAAAAAATACACACAAGCAGATGAAAAAGCCCTCTTTGCACTAATTGAACAAGAAGGTGTCGAATGGGCAGAATATTATGATACTAAAAAAGAACAGTATCAAAAAGCACTGGCACATTCCATCACCTACGTATTATATGAAGAAGAGTTATGCGGGTATTGTCGCTGTCGTAATGATGATGGGTTTGGCATTTATATTTATGATTTACTGGTGGACAAAAATTATCGCGGGAAAAGCTATGGGCGCGCTTTGATGCAGCAGATCAAGCGGGATTATCCACAAGTGGCAGTCTATGTCATGAGTGATGTCAATTCCTATTATGAAAAGCAAGGATACGCGGAAGTAGGCACTATTTTTGCAGTAGAACTTTAG